Proteins encoded in a region of the Sander lucioperca isolate FBNREF2018 chromosome 18, SLUC_FBN_1.2, whole genome shotgun sequence genome:
- the tgfb3 gene encoding transforming growth factor beta-3 proprotein has product MNLGKAILFFLLSNCVTMTLSLSTCTTVDIDHIKKKRVEAVRGQILSKLRLTSPPQTTGPSQVPFQVLALYNSTKELIEELGRDRHQSCGQDNTETEYYAKEIYKFNMINGPPENNDLPFCPKGITSKVFRFNVSTMEKNSTNLFRAEFRAPRVPNPGAKKNEQRIELYQILQKDDPKAKQRYIGGKNVLTKGTPEWVSFDVTETVREWLMYRQTNLGLEISVHCPCHTFRPNGDIIEDTNEVLEVKFKGMEADYDDQSRVKKQKEQLYPHLILMMLPPHRLDAQSSSRRRKRALDTNYCFNNYEENCCVRPLYINFRQDLGWRWIHQPEGYYANFCSGPCPYLRSADTTHSSLLSLYNTLNPEASASPCCVPQDLEPLTILYYVGRSPKVEQLSNMVVKSCKCS; this is encoded by the exons ATGAATCTGGGAAAAGCAATTTTGTTTTTCCTCCTCTCAAACTGTGTGACAATGACTTTGTCGCTATCCACTTGCACCACTGTGGACATCGACcacataaagaaaaagagagtagAGGCGGTCCGGGGACAGATTCTCAGTAAACTCCGGCTGACCAGTCCGCCTCAAACAACAGGTCCAAGTCAAGTACCGTTTCAGGTCCTGGCCCTTTATAACAGCACCAAGGAGCTCATTGAGGAGCTGGGAAGAGACAGGCATCAGAGTTGTGGGCAGGATAACACGGAGACTGAGTACTATGCCAAAGAGATTTACAAGTTCAACATGATCAATGGTCCGCCAGAAAACA ATGACCTCCCCTTCTGCCCTAAGGGTATCACCTCCAAGGTATTCCGCTTTAACGTCTCCACCATGGAGAAGAACTCCACCAACTTGTTCCGGGCCGAGTTTCGAGCCCCGCGGGTCCCCAACCCTGGCGCCAAGAAAAACGAGCAGAGGATTGAGCTCTACCAG ATCCTCCAGAAAGACGACCCCAAAGCCAAACAGCGCTACATTGGGGGCAAGAACGTCCTGACCAAGGGAACGCCTGAGTGGGTCTCCTTTGATGTtacagagacagtgagagagtgGCTAATGTACCGAC AGACCAATCTCGGCCTGGAGATCAGCGTGCATTGTCCCTGCCACACTTTCAGGCCTAATGGTGACATTATTGAGGATACCAATGAGGTGCTAGAGGTCAAGTTCAAAG GTATGGAAGCAGACTATGACGATCAGAGCCGTGTGAAAAAACAAAAGGAGCAGCTCTACCCCCACCTTATCCTCATGATGCTCCCTCCCCACAGGCTGGATGCCCAATCCTCCTCCCGCAGGCGTAAGCGGGCACTTGACACCAATTACTGCTTCAA CAATTATGAGGAGAACTGCTGTGTGCGACCACTATATATTAATTTCCGGCAGGATTTGGGCTGGAGGTGGATTCATCAGCCTGAAGGGTACTATGCCAACTTCTGCTCTGGTCCCTGTCCTTACCTACGCAGCGCAGACACCACTCACAGCTCG CTGCTGAGCCTGTACAACACCTTAAACCCCGAAGCATCTGCCTCACCCTGCTGTGTTCCTCAGGACTTAGAGCCCCTCACCATCCTCTACTACGTGGGTCGCTCCCCCAAAGTCGAGCAGCTCTCCAACATGGTTGTCAAGTCCTGCAAGTGCAGCTAA